One window of Caldilineales bacterium genomic DNA carries:
- a CDS encoding nucleotidyltransferase family protein codes for MKTYPISVLAGYSSEKPDPLAVAMGGKRKALLEVDGKPMIWWVVNALRRSPRVGRIAIVGLGPEDGVDFGGEVLYVPNQPKHFDNIMAGIKALQNAEPGLDYLLVTSADIPLLKPGTVDWFVAACEQGEGDFFYSIVEQRVMETQFAGAARSYVPLREGRFCGGDLFMVRAAIARNNERLVRELLARRKNAFQQVRLAGFSTVVKFLFRRLSIADAEKVASRLMKCKARTVNSPYADIGMDVDKPHQLEMARRVLARAYA; via the coding sequence ATGAAGACTTACCCGATCTCTGTGCTCGCCGGTTATTCGTCCGAGAAGCCCGACCCTCTGGCCGTGGCGATGGGCGGGAAGCGTAAAGCTTTGCTCGAAGTCGATGGCAAACCGATGATCTGGTGGGTGGTGAATGCCCTGCGGCGCAGCCCGCGCGTGGGTCGCATCGCCATCGTCGGCCTGGGGCCGGAAGACGGGGTCGATTTCGGCGGCGAAGTGCTGTATGTGCCCAACCAGCCCAAGCATTTCGACAATATCATGGCCGGGATCAAGGCCCTGCAGAATGCCGAACCGGGCCTGGATTACCTGCTCGTCACCTCCGCCGACATCCCCTTGCTCAAGCCGGGGACGGTGGATTGGTTCGTCGCTGCCTGCGAACAGGGCGAAGGCGATTTCTTCTACTCGATCGTCGAGCAGCGAGTGATGGAGACGCAGTTCGCCGGCGCCGCCCGCTCGTATGTGCCCTTGCGCGAGGGGCGCTTCTGCGGCGGCGACCTGTTCATGGTGCGGGCGGCCATCGCCCGCAACAACGAGAGACTGGTGCGCGAACTGCTGGCCCGGCGCAAGAACGCCTTCCAGCAAGTGCGGCTGGCGGGGTTCAGCACCGTGGTCAAGTTCCTCTTCCGCCGGCTTTCGATTGCCGACGCCGAAAAGGTGGCCTCGCGGCTGATGAAGTGCAAGGCCCGCACCGTCAACTCGCCCTACGCCGACATCGGCATGGATGTGGACAAGCCGCATCAGTTGGAAATGGCGCGCCGTGTGTTGGCGAGGGCCTACGCGTGA